In Candidatus Auribacterota bacterium, the DNA window AAGCGGGCCTCCGGCCCTTCTGGAACAGACACATCCCGTATTCACCGAGCGTGATGAGAACCCCCTTGCATGCCAGGCGAGTGAGGAGGGAGTGTCCTATCTGATCGAGTTCGGCGCGGTCACCGGATTCAACTCCCGAGAGCCAGAGAGCCTCAGCGCGATTGGGGGTGATGACGGTGATCCCGCGGTAGTCGAGCCGGTGCCCCATCTTGGGGTCTACCGAGACCAATGTGCCGTGCTTTTTGGCAAGCGGTACCAGTTCGCTCACGAGCCGCTGCGTCACCAGCCCCTTCCCGTAGTCTTCGATGATGATCGCGTCAACCGTGCGCACGATGGATTTAACGTAGGCGACGAGCTGTGAAGTCTCACGGTCTCCGACCTCGACTCTATTCTCCTTGTCAACGCGGACCATCTGTTGGCTGTGGGCGATGATTCTCGTTTTCAGCGTGGTGGTCCGTTCGGGATTGACCATGATCCCCCCGAGGTCGATCCTCTCGTGGGTGAGCTTATCCCGC includes these proteins:
- the rfaE1 gene encoding D-glycero-beta-D-manno-heptose-7-phosphate kinase; the encoded protein is MSAHTIPRQKLDRLFKQFDQLSILVVGDLMLDRFIWGSVSRISPEAPVPIVEVTSESDMPGGSANVVNNLCALGAKTYVCGIVGDDLIGRILRDKLTHERIDLGGIMVNPERTTTLKTRIIAHSQQMVRVDKENRVEVGDRETSQLVAYVKSIVRTVDAIIIEDYGKGLVTQRLVSELVPLAKKHGTLVSVDPKMGHRLDYRGITVITPNRAEALWLSGVESGDRAELDQIGHSLLTRLACKGVLITLGEYGMCLFQKGRRPASIPTTAREVYDVSGAGDTVISAFTAALAAGAAMKEAAVVANYAAGVVVGKVGTATASGSEILEAMHS